The region GACTCCTTTTAATGACGTTGACTTCTTTAAGGCAAATAAGAAATTCACTTTAACAGACATAAAAAGCATAAATGACCTTGAAGGCAAGCTTGATAAACAGCTTCCATCACAAAACATTTTTTATGCTTTTAGAATAAAAGGAAATTTCAGCTATGAAAAAACTAGAAGTGTTTCAAAACAAACTAAACCATATATAGCTTTATCAGAAGCTGCAAAGTATCAAAAGTATTTTGAAAAAAATAACGTAAGCGGTACTATTTTAGGTTATAAATGCCCTGCTTATTCAAATGGAGTAAGCGTTGCAGGCTACCACCTTCATTTTCTATCTGATAACAGAAAGTTTGGAGGACATGAAATAGACTGTAAGGCAAATAAAGTAACTGTAGAAGTTCAATACTTATATAAACTAGATTTAAATCTTCCAAATGACAAAGACTTTCTCAATGCAAATCTTTCAAAAGACCAGAGCAGCGATGTCAAAAAAGTTGAGAGTGGAAAATAAAATAGTGTAATAATAGCATATCCGCTATACTTTAAATTAGGGAATGGGCATGCTACTTTTAATTCCAATATTTTAGATATACAAAAATATCAACATCTTATATAAGTTTAAGAAATGTAACAGGCTTGCACCAAAACCATGAGTGTGATATTATGTTTTTTAGATAATTTATTACAGACAGTTCGTTCGCACCATCCTGTCTATAAACAAAACCAGGGCTTGAGACAAAATGTTATCATGTCTTTAGGCGCTCTTGCGCTTTTTTTATTTGCCTTTTTTGTATATAGGAAGCTGTGGACGCATTTATAGGAGGCAAAATGAAAAAGAAAAAACTTTTTACTACTAAAAAAATTGTACTTTCCGGACTTGTAATAGCTATTTACACAGTCATTATGTATTTCACACAGAGCTTTTCTTTCGGGCAGTATCAGATAAGAATAGCAACGTCTTTATATTCACTTAGCGCAATAGATCCAATTTTAATAATTCCTCTTGGACTTGCAAACTTAATATCAAATTCCATTATGGGCGGCATGGGCATTTATGATATTGTAGGTGGATGTCTTGTTGGAATAATAACTAGCAGCGTAGTTTACATTATGAAAAGACTTAAAATGAATGACATTTTCATAGCTATACCGATAATACTAGGGCCAGGACTTTTAGTACCAATCTGGCTGTCACCTACACTTCATATTTCTTATAAAATTCTTGCTGCAAGTCTTTGTATTGGGCAAATAATTCCTGCAATTGTAGGCGTGCTTTTATTAAAACAGCTAAAAAATACAACAGTATTTAAATAGTCGCAAATATAAGTTTAAACAACTAAAAGGTGGTGATTTTATTCTCAAAATCACCACCTTTTTTACTTAAATACTATTTTGAAGCTGCTGGAAATTTGGTTATCTTACCTGACAAATACTCCTTCATAAGTATTACATCAAGAACATTAACACTTCCATCTCCATTTAAATCTGCTGCTTCTAGATTGATTTTTGTACTTGAATCTTTAAGATATTTCTTAAGCAAGATTAAGTCATTTACGTTTACTACATTATCGCCATTTATATCACCATATACTACAGGTGGCTTACTTTCATCAATATCACCATAGATGACACCTCTGCCATTAGTTCCAAAATAAACTCTTCCATATTTGTTAGGATCTCCTGTTATACAGTAATTTGGGCTTCCATATTGATGATCATCATCATTTATTCTTGTCCAAGTAGCTCCTTCATCATCAGAACGAAATACTCCTGTAGTTCCGCTAATTGTAGCATTCATATATATAGCTGGATATCCACCATCAGTTTTTGACTTTCCAAAACCAACTGTCTCTGAATCATCAACACCGGATACCTTAGTAAATGTTGCACCTGAATCAGTTGAATGCAATAATCCATTTTTTTCACCTGAAATCCAAATGTCTCCTTCATGTCCTATGACAGTCTTAAAAATATTATTGTTAGTTTTAGGTAAACTTGCTGCACTTGCAGTAAATGTAGCTCCTCCATCTGTACTAACATAAAACTTTCCACCACCAAAAGCATAGAATTTCTTTGGATTTACACGATCTGATCTAACCTTTACTGCTTGAGGAAGTCCTTTGCACGTAGTCCATGAAGCACCAGTATCAGTACTGTATGCTGGACTTGCACCTTCAGCTGGAGACCATACAATAGTTTTAGCATCAGGTGATACTGCTACAGTTCCCGGTTTATAAACCCCCTGTATATTGCTCCCAACCGAATTCCAGTCTTTACCACCATCATAAGAAACTCCACAGTCCTTATCCTGAGAGTTCTTACTAGTATCAACATCTCCAACACGAACAACGAAATTAGGAACATTCTCTGCATAATCGATACTTGATGCACCATTAAAGGTTGGTGTTGTCATCATCCTACTTGGAACCTTAGTTATATCCTCATGATAGAATCCGCAATTATCACCAACACCACTTAAAAGTTGTGCGCCTTTTGATGGACATACAACATCATTTACAGCACACTCTTCAATTCCATCTGCTTTTACTGAAATATCTATCTTCTTGCCTTTATCCCAGTTGGTTAAATCATCAGTTCCATAAAGAGTTGCACCTGTCCCATAGAACATTCTATCTGAATTAAACGGATCAATTTCTAGATCTCCCATCATCCAGCCTAATTTAACTAGTGGATCTGGTGGAGTTACTCCAGTTTTACCCCAATCAAGCCAAGGCTGTTTTGAATAGTCTAAATTATAATTTAAATTACGATTTGGATATCCAGCCCAGTCCCATATAGGTTTCCATGTCTTTCCTGCATCTGTACTTCTGTATATTTCTTCATCTGGCCACCATCTATTTAGTGTTGCAACTATAACAGTATCAGGATGTTGTGCATCTACAGCAATACCTCCGTAACCTCCTACTTTACTATCTCCTACTGGAGGTGGAGTTATGTTTGTCCATTCACCTGTCTTTGTATTATACTTCCAAACTTCTCCGTCAGTTCCTACATATGGTCCACAATTGTTGTTGTAGGATACATAGAGCATGCCTTCTGAATTGAGTATTCCATGCTGAGGCAGATATCCTGTTGGCTCACCTTTTATAGGATTCCATGTTTTGCCTGCATCATGACTGACATATATATTATTTCCAGTTTTGTCTGCTGTACCAACATATATAGTTTGAGTTGGACTTCCTTTTGTTCCTGTTGTAGGATCAAAAGTTTCCCATACTACCCCAACTTTATCTGCTGTATACTCACTAGAAGAATCTTGAACAAAGTCACCCGTATCGGTAAAACTATCTACTTTTGACCAGGTCTGTCCATAATCTTCACTTCTCCAAAGTCCATTACCGCTTCTAGCTCCTAAATAAAGTATTTTATCATCATTAGGATCTATCTGAAGTCTTTCACCCATGTTTCTTCCCGGCATATTGCCTCCTACCTTAAATGGAAGCTCATATTTCTGCCATGTATTACCTTTATCTTTTGAACTAAGAATATATCCGTTTTCATTTTGCCAATCATTAGTATAAAGACCTGCTGCTATATACACACGATTAGTATCAATTGGGTCTGTTGCTATACTCTCGCAACCTTGAAGTGTCCAATCTGCGAAACCATCAGTAATTGATACCCATTTATTATTCTTAACATCAAATCTATACGCTCCTCCCATATCTGTACGAGCATATACTAAACCTTTTTCAGTTTTATTAAATATAACTGCTGGAACATATCCTCCAGCTTCAATTTTTACATTATCCCATTTATATTTTTGCGTTGATACAGTTTGAGTAGTCGCTGCTGCTACTTTACTTACATGTGCTTTCCATGGTAAAATTCCAGCCGAACTAGTTACAGCAAGACTAATCCCTGCAACAATGCTAATTAATTTTTTATTCATTTCTTCACTCCCTTTTACCCAATTACTTTCCCAAAGATCTTTTTAATAAAATTAAGTCCAACACATTGATATTTCCATCATTATTTATATCTGCATTAACAGTATTTATTTTAAAAGAACTATCAGCTAAATATTTTTTAAGTGCTATAACATCTAATACATTTACAACACCATCACCATTTACATCACATGCTAATGTATTATCTGTCTTATCTATATTAAGTTCAGGATGTGCTTTAGTAAAATTAGCAAAATCAGGTGCAGTTGCATTTTGACAATTTATTTTACTGTCAGTCCAGGACCACAACATGTATCCACTATACCCATTTTTAGCTAGCTGCTCCAGTACCTGCTGATGTGATTCCTTAACTGAAGAATTCTGCATATCAGGCATTACTTCTCCTAATATAACAGGCTTGCCAAGTTTAACTTTAAGCTGATCAACTGATGTTTTTAGTGGATTAAACCATGGCGTTGCCCAATCATACCAGTGAAAATCGTAGAAATCTAGGTTAAGTCCTGACCAAAAATCATACTGCTCTCCTAACCATTTCAAACTAGCTGAACCAACACTTACTGGCTGTTTTGCATATTGATGTATGCAATCAACCATGTCTTTAACAAATGATCTTAAAGTACTTAATGAAAACGTGGTAAGTTCTTTATTAGGTGCTCCTCCATCTGTATCTGAAATCATCCATTCAGGCTCATTTACAACATCCCATCCCATTATACCTGGGTTAGTACCAAGCTGCTTAACAATAGGTGTTACCGCATTATCTATAAAACTTTTTCTTACCTTTAAATCATCAATAATATTTCCATGATAAAAATTGTTAGTAGTTCTAGCTACATCAAAACTTGTGAACGTGAAATATATTTTCATGTTTTTAGAATTTGCATAATTTGCAGCTTCCTCCATATGATCTACCCATTTATCAGGAAGTCCTGTACACAATCCACCTTTAGCATCTGAGAAAAGTGGTGCTGCCCACGAATCACAAAAAACCCACCATCTAACCGCGTTAACACCTTTTGACTTCATATCATCAAAATCAGCTTTTATTTGTGTGAATCTATAATCCCAACCATTATCACTGAAGTCATTTCCCCAATCCTTCCAGGCATAATTTGCACCAAGTGGAAAATACTTAGTACCATTCATCCAGTTTATTCCCCCAGTTGTACTCTCTGTAGTTGTCGTGCTTTCCTTCGTTGTAGCTGCATTTACTTTTGTAGCAGAAAAGCTCATTAAAGTAGTTAAAAAAACACCAGCTACTAATGCAGCAATTGTCCTTTTTCTTTTCATTGCGTAGCCTTCTTTCAAAATTAATTGTAATAGTATGAAACTAAACTTATATATGCTGCAAAATTGCATTACATATATAAGTTTAAAATTTCACTAATACTATTATTTAGTAAGCATTTTCTTAAGTTGTATAAGATCTAATACATTAATATTTCCATCACCATTCATATCCATAACTGCAGTATTTACCTTTAAAGTTGTGTCACCTTTAAGATATCTTTTAAACAATATGAGATCCAAAACATTTACGACTCCGTCGTTATTCAAATCTCCCTTTAATGGCGTTACTGATCCATTGTCTCTAACATCTGGATCATTTATTTTTTCAGCTGACTGACCTTGTCCATAATATTTTGATATGCCAGCTAAAGCTCCAACAAAGCCTGCATTATAATCTATAGCTACTTCAGAATGCTGATAGTCATCTATACTCTCAGTATAAACATCGTTCTGATTAGGACCTCCAACTAATGCTCCATAAAGTATATGCTTTTCAGGCTGAGTCTTCTTTTCACCTTTAGTTTCGTCTCTTCCACTTGCAGCTCTATGATGCGGGAATTTAGGATAATTACTACCAAATCCTACTTCATAGGACATATTAGCTGGATTACTTCCAAGTGCATAGTCAACCTGTCCTTTTGCAAGATCAAGAGCATCAGGATCATTAGTATCTTTATAATATACAGCAGCCATCATAGCTTCTGCTTCTGAATATCTTAATGTACCCCAATCTTCACGCCATTTAAGACCTCCTGGAGTAGTTTTAATTGAATTTCTCCAATCATTTATATTTTTTTCAACAAGCTTTTTGTACATATCAGTATTATTACCTATTTCACACCTTCTAACGAGAACTCCGCCTAAAACATTGTCCCAGCAGTGTGTCCAGTTAAAATCATAATATTGATTTACATTTTTAGATTGAAGAAATGAATCTGCATCACTCATATAACTATTGTCATTAGTTGCCGAATAGAGCCATACTGCTCCCCATGCAAGATCATCCCAGTAATCTGAAGATGTATAATATGATTGAGCCTGACTAAGACCTTTATAATTCTTACCTAAATTATATAGTTCTTCTGCTGCTGTAAGGCACTTATTTGCATAATTTGCATCTATATCTTTATAGTTTATATACATAAGTGCCAAAGCTGCTGCTGTACTTCCACATACATCTGATGCTGGAGTTCCTGGAGTTGCCTTAAACATAGTCGGTCTTGATGTCGGCTGAGTTTCTGGCGGTCCCCAATAACTGTGATCTGTATCTCCGTTTCCACATTGATAATAGAAAGTATCTTTATCAGTATGACATTTTAAGAAATAATCAGTAAAATGCTTTAATATATTAAGCATATACTTATCTTGTCCCTTTTCCTTAAATGTGTCTTTAAATTCATAGTAAGCCCATCCTAAAGTAGATGCTGAATATGCCTCTGTGATACCAAACTTTACATGGTCACCTGCATCGTGAAATCCACCTGTCAAATCAAGTCCAACATCCTTGCCATCATTTTCATGACATGCAGATCTCCATTTAAATCTATTATTTTCCTGACCAGAGCCGCACCAATTTGCCTCATAGAACATAATTGATTTTGAAAAAGCATCTGCATAATTATGATCTTGATTGGTATCCGCCGCTGATACATTAAAAGGAACAACTTGTGCAGCCACTAAAAAGCACGCCGTTAAGCAAGCCGTAAGTTTTTTCATTATACTCCCCCCTTTTTATTAAACGTAAGTTTTGTCATCCCTGTATAATTTTTTATAACTATATTATTTGTTTGATATAAGTTTTTTAAGAGCAATTAAATCTAGTACATTAATAGTGCCATCCTTATTTAAGTCTGCTGCTTTTACATCTATCTTTGTACTACTATCCTTTAAATATTTTTTCATTGTAATAAGATCTAATACATTTGTAACTTTATCTCCATTTAAATCTCCAGGAACACTATTATCTGCATTTAGAACAATATGAACCGCAGTAAGTGCTGGTATTTTATAAGTGAATTTATTACCACTTATTGAAGATATAGCATCTTTCTGAGTAACCTGTGAACTATTGCTGTCAAAACCCCATACCTTACCAGAAGTAAATGTTTTATCACTATTAACATTAAAGTTAAAATTCATAGGAGTATTATAATTTTTGTTCATAACAATTATGTCCATTTTACTTCCATCATTACTAGTTGTAGCCGCATAAGTTGAACTATTATCAACATCTGAAGTATCACATTTTACGTTTGTATCTCCATATTTTGAGCCTGCACCATCATAATTGTTATATAAGTTAAATGCAGCTTGTACATATGAATTATCTTTTTCACAATCCCAGAAATTTGCCATATATACGCCCTGTTTTCCAAATGTACCCAATACATCAGCCTCTGCTATTCCACCTGATATATGATTTTCACCGCCATAGTTATACTCTGTAAATGCAAGTTTTGTACCAGGATTATATTTATCAATTGATGCTTTAACCTTAGGAATTAATGGGAGCCCCGACTTACCCCATTGGCCTATCCAGCTATCCTCAGTGTAATTTGGATCCCATAAAGTTCTTGGTGCCTGCATTCTAGCTTTATTACAATCTATATTAGTAATATCAACATTACCAGTATCTATTCTACTTCCGCCGCCTTTAGCTTCTGGATACCAATGAAGATCAAGTACATCAATAAGTCTCTTACCTGCTGCATCTGAATTTTTCTTCATTTGGTCTAGATAGTAATCTATGAACCATTGATAATTACCACTGCTCTGAATACTTTTCCAATCAGCTGCATCATTAAGTGAATTATATGCACTAAAACCAAATAATGCAGGTCCAAAAGTTTCTGCTGTTGGATCTACTTTTTTTACAGCTTTTGAAAGTTCAGTGTTTTTATCTACAACTTCTTTGCAGGTAGTCTTATCAGGATGAACAAGTGGATGAGTGTTTGGCCAAAGTGTTGGCTCATTATCCATTTCATAACCCTTTATTCCCTTTGAAGTTGATGCTTTTCCATACTTATTTGTAAGGTAATTTACAAATTCATCCATATAAACAGTGTCATCAGTTGTATCCGGTGTAAGTGATAATGCTGTAGGTTTATTAAATTCAACCTTTTTCCATCTTGATGATGGCGCAGCACCAGGAGTATTAGTTGAATCCTTATCAGCTGCAACATAGCCAGCTGCCTGAAGATCTACAAGTGAATAAGGTACTCCCATTGCAAGAGATTTGTCATGGAAAGTTGTATAAACTGAAGCCGGCTGATCATATTCATCCTTTGGAACATCATAATTAGTTAACCAGTAATCATCGCTTTCATTTTTCCAATCTGCTCCTGCATTAGATGAATTATTCTCCCAGTTATATGCTGTTGCTCTATTTCCTCCAATTCTTCTTGCCTGTACTTTTGCATTAGATAAATCCTGGTTAGTGCCATATACATATGGACTTATAGCTGACTTTTCTGCACTAGTGTCAATACTTACATTTATATCATTAGTCGTATCTGCTAAAGCACTTATACCACTTGTTGATACTGTGCTGCATGCGAACATCAGCATAACAGCTAAAGCAATCTTTCTATTTCTCAAAATAAATCCTCTCCTTTTACTTATTATTTATTTCACATTAATACTTCCATTTTGAAAGTTAACGTTAACTTTTTTTAAATCCTTATTATAAAGGCTTTTATCTCCACTAAATGTTATTTCAGTTTTACCTTTTTTACTTCCGTCTTTTATCTTAAAATTAACTGTGGCAAATGCGCCATCCTTGTTTATTAATTGTTCACCCTTGCTTCCATCTGCGTATAAAAATGCTATTTTTCCATTTCCATTGTCAGTTTTGTATTCAAAATTATCTTTACTATCGTTAAGAATGTTTCCTGCTGAAACACTGGCAACCTCTAAAATATTTTTGTCATATGTCAAATTGAATTGACAACCGGATATTACATTCTTATTAAGATTATCAATATTAATATTTACACTTACATTTTCATTTGGCTTTCCAGATGCATTACTTATTTTAAAGTTCATGCCGCCTACTTCATTGTTAGACACTTTTGTTTCAGCATTCTGGTTTTTATTTTCTTCTTTTGCTGCTGCAGTGTTAGAATTTTTTATTGGAGCTTTCTTTACTGTATTTTGTTTTCCAATTCCTACAGTATTAGGCTTTTTCGTTCCAGCGTTATGCTTTGTACGTCCTATACCAATTCCAACAACTATAACTAAACATACAACTATAACTAAAGCTACTACATTTCTTTTCATTAATATCTTCCTCTCTTACATTTTTTTCTTTAATAATATAAAATCCAGTACATTAATTTGTCCATCGCCATTTAAATCCGCATTTTTCAAATCTATTTTAAATGTGTTATCTTTAAGATATTTTTTCATTGCTAAAATATCCAGTACATTAACAACTCCATCGTCATTTACGTCACCAAGTAAAGTAATATTTTTATTAGGTTCATCTCCATAAACTTTTACTCCATCATCATATACTGGTATATTTTTCATTACCGCAAGGTCGCCTCCTGGAGTAGTTGGCATTCCAGTGAAAGAAAAATCATTTGAATTATCCCAGTTAGCATTATCTGGTGCTGACATCCTAAACTGAACTTCCTTTTTATAAGCAGATTGTCCACCAGGATATATCTTGGTCCCTGTAAAATCTACATTCACATAATATATATTGTTTTTCTCATCCCAAGGCATAAGCTGTGATACCTTTGCTCCCTCATTGTAATTAGTACTTACTGTTACATCCTTAGCACTGTATCCCTGCTTTACAAGCTCACTTATATCAACAAAATATTTAAATGACAATTTATCAGTAACCCTTGCTGGCCATCCTGTTTGGTTAAATATTTTTGCTTTTATTTCTTCAAAATTTTTATCATTAGTAGCATTTACACATGCTTCAACATGAAATTCATCATTAGTAGGTTTCTCAATAGCATTAAAGTTTGCTATTGGATCTCCGCCGTACTTTCCATACATACTTGAAAGTATTGCTACTAGTCCAGCATTATAATCACAGGCTGGTTCATTTTGATTAAAATTCTCAACATCATCTTTGTAGCCATCAGATGCATCTGGTCCTCCAACCATTGCGCCATAAAGTGTATGTCTGTTATATCCAGGTACAATTTTTTGATCAAACCAAGAAGATTGAGATGTTCTATGATGTGGATGCTGTGGTGGATTTACTCCATATCCAACTATAAAACTTCTTCCGCTGCTTCCTAGTGCATAATCGACCTGACTCTTGGCAAAATTCTCATAAATTTTTGCTTTGTCGGCATCGCAGCCCGACCACTTTGAATAAACATCTGCTAAAAACGCAGTAGCCATAGAATATCTTAAAGAACCCCATGAGCTTAACCAAGCTAGCCCTTTAGGCGTATAAGTTACTTTATTTCCATCATATCCGACAGTCCAGAAATCAAGATTTCTTTGAACAGAATCTTTATATATTTGTTTATTGGTAAGCATAGCTAAAAGCATCTGTGCACCATAGTGGACGTCATCCCAGCACATGCCCCATTTGTAACTTATTATATCGGTCTGCTGCTCTGTGCCCCAATTAGGTACATATGATTCTGCTTTGTCAAGATAAGTTTTATCGCCTGTAGCTAGATAAAGCCAGCATGCTGCCCATGATAAATCATCATAAAATGAACTTGAGCTGTAATATCCACTTGCAGCCGTATATCCTTTATCACTTCTGGTTTTATCTGCAAAATTAAATAAATTCTCTGCATGACTTATACATTTCTTTGCATAATCAGGATCACTATCTTTTAAATCTGCTGCAAGTGCTGCAAGTCCAGCTGCTGCTTCTGCTGAAACCGATGATCCTGGATTATCATCATCAAGTTTAAAAGATGGTCTATCCATCTGCATTACTTCTGCGGGACCCCACCACTTGTGATCAAGTCCTGAATCTCCTACTTGATAGTAAAATACATCTGGTGATGGATTACATTTCATTAAATAATCGCTGCACCATTTCATAGCATTCACCAAGTATTCAAGTTGTCCACTCTTTACATATGAATCTTTATTTTGATATAACGACCATGCAAGCATTGAAAGAGAATATGACGCCGGAAGGTTAAATTTAACATGATCTCCAGCATCATACCATCCACCTGTAAGATCTAACCCTGCATCCTTACCATCATCCATTCCTGAATCGCCTCTCCAATTATCTCTTTTGGTTGTAGGCAATTTACCTGAACGCTGGAATTCATAAAACATTATTGATTTTTGAAGTGCTTCTCCATAATTAAAATTACTGTCTTTCGTATCAGCTAAAGCTCTATTTGAACCAAAGCTGCCTACAGATAGCATCATTACAGACATTGTTAGAATTGATATAATTTTTTTTAATTTCTTTGATCTCATTACTCTCACCACCAATTTTTTTAATTATGGCTACCATAAAATTATTTTTTATACACAAAGATATACCACTTCGCAACATATTTTTTAATAAATGCTAAGCTTTGAAGTGGTACATCATATAATATCTATTTCAACATTTTTTTCAAAAGGATCAGATCAAGAACATTTACTTGTCCATCACCATTTAAATCATACTTTTTATCATATACACTTGATCCATTTTGTAAGTACTTTTTCATTAGTATACAATCCAATACATTAACAACACCATCACCATTAAGATCACCCGTAATAATGTCGTCTTTCGGCTGTACATGAGTACCATTTTTCCCAAGGTTCACTTCATGATCTAGCCCCATATATTTTCCTGTCTTTTCATCTTTCCAAAGTGTTGGCTGTACTAGTGCTAATTTTTTGGTATCTACAGTCTTAAAATCATATCCAAGAATTCCACCTGTATCACCAGAATTTGCATTTACACACCAAAAAGTATGATTCATATTATTATCTGCAATAAATTTAGCAAGGTAGCTCATCCATTGTTCGTTTTTTCCACCGTCCATATTTCCACCCCATTCTCCAATGAGAAGTGGTGCTATATTTTGTTCCTGTATATAAAACCAACTTGGACGCCAAACATCATTTGTAAGACTATCCTCGGTGAAATCTTTATCAAACCATGACTGATCTGATACACCAGGCCCGTATTCATGTGGTGAATATACTACTTGCTTACTTGCAGTGCCTAAATCTACAGGATGATCTTTAACTCCTCTAAGATTTCCTCCCCACCAGCCGCCGTAGTAATCATCAGCGCTTGAACTTCCAGAGTATGAACCACTCTTAGGATATGTCTCAACTCCTTCAACAACTATAAGAAGCTTTGGATTTATTGCAAGAATTTTCTTGCCTACTCTTTCCGCTTCATACTTCCAGTTGTCTGGATCTGTGGAGTCATTCCACTTTGCAGATTCTTCTTTTCTATATGCTTTTCCGTGAGGTTCATTAAATATATCTGCTGC is a window of Clostridium pasteurianum DNA encoding:
- a CDS encoding dockerin type I domain-containing protein → MKRKRTIAALVAGVFLTTLMSFSATKVNAATTKESTTTTESTTGGINWMNGTKYFPLGANYAWKDWGNDFSDNGWDYRFTQIKADFDDMKSKGVNAVRWWVFCDSWAAPLFSDAKGGLCTGLPDKWVDHMEEAANYANSKNMKIYFTFTSFDVARTTNNFYHGNIIDDLKVRKSFIDNAVTPIVKQLGTNPGIMGWDVVNEPEWMISDTDGGAPNKELTTFSLSTLRSFVKDMVDCIHQYAKQPVSVGSASLKWLGEQYDFWSGLNLDFYDFHWYDWATPWFNPLKTSVDQLKVKLGKPVILGEVMPDMQNSSVKESHQQVLEQLAKNGYSGYMLWSWTDSKINCQNATAPDFANFTKAHPELNIDKTDNTLACDVNGDGVVNVLDVIALKKYLADSSFKINTVNADINNDGNINVLDLILLKRSLGK
- a CDS encoding dockerin type I domain-containing protein, translated to MNKKLISIVAGISLAVTSSAGILPWKAHVSKVAAATTQTVSTQKYKWDNVKIEAGGYVPAVIFNKTEKGLVYARTDMGGAYRFDVKNNKWVSITDGFADWTLQGCESIATDPIDTNRVYIAAGLYTNDWQNENGYILSSKDKGNTWQKYELPFKVGGNMPGRNMGERLQIDPNDDKILYLGARSGNGLWRSEDYGQTWSKVDSFTDTGDFVQDSSSEYTADKVGVVWETFDPTTGTKGSPTQTIYVGTADKTGNNIYVSHDAGKTWNPIKGEPTGYLPQHGILNSEGMLYVSYNNNCGPYVGTDGEVWKYNTKTGEWTNITPPPVGDSKVGGYGGIAVDAQHPDTVIVATLNRWWPDEEIYRSTDAGKTWKPIWDWAGYPNRNLNYNLDYSKQPWLDWGKTGVTPPDPLVKLGWMMGDLEIDPFNSDRMFYGTGATLYGTDDLTNWDKGKKIDISVKADGIEECAVNDVVCPSKGAQLLSGVGDNCGFYHEDITKVPSRMMTTPTFNGASSIDYAENVPNFVVRVGDVDTSKNSQDKDCGVSYDGGKDWNSVGSNIQGVYKPGTVAVSPDAKTIVWSPAEGASPAYSTDTGASWTTCKGLPQAVKVRSDRVNPKKFYAFGGGKFYVSTDGGATFTASAASLPKTNNNIFKTVIGHEGDIWISGEKNGLLHSTDSGATFTKVSGVDDSETVGFGKSKTDGGYPAIYMNATISGTTGVFRSDDEGATWTRINDDDHQYGSPNYCITGDPNKYGRVYFGTNGRGVIYGDIDESKPPVVYGDINGDNVVNVNDLILLKKYLKDSSTKINLEAADLNGDGSVNVLDVILMKEYLSGKITKFPAASK
- a CDS encoding glycoside hydrolase family 9 protein; translation: MKKLTACLTACFLVAAQVVPFNVSAADTNQDHNYADAFSKSIMFYEANWCGSGQENNRFKWRSACHENDGKDVGLDLTGGFHDAGDHVKFGITEAYSASTLGWAYYEFKDTFKEKGQDKYMLNILKHFTDYFLKCHTDKDTFYYQCGNGDTDHSYWGPPETQPTSRPTMFKATPGTPASDVCGSTAAALALMYINYKDIDANYANKCLTAAEELYNLGKNYKGLSQAQSYYTSSDYWDDLAWGAVWLYSATNDNSYMSDADSFLQSKNVNQYYDFNWTHCWDNVLGGVLVRRCEIGNNTDMYKKLVEKNINDWRNSIKTTPGGLKWREDWGTLRYSEAEAMMAAVYYKDTNDPDALDLAKGQVDYALGSNPANMSYEVGFGSNYPKFPHHRAASGRDETKGEKKTQPEKHILYGALVGGPNQNDVYTESIDDYQHSEVAIDYNAGFVGALAGISKYYGQGQSAEKINDPDVRDNGSVTPLKGDLNNDGVVNVLDLILFKRYLKGDTTLKVNTAVMDMNGDGNINVLDLIQLKKMLTK
- a CDS encoding glycoside hydrolase family 44 protein, whose protein sequence is MRNRKIALAVMLMFACSTVSTSGISALADTTNDINVSIDTSAEKSAISPYVYGTNQDLSNAKVQARRIGGNRATAYNWENNSSNAGADWKNESDDYWLTNYDVPKDEYDQPASVYTTFHDKSLAMGVPYSLVDLQAAGYVAADKDSTNTPGAAPSSRWKKVEFNKPTALSLTPDTTDDTVYMDEFVNYLTNKYGKASTSKGIKGYEMDNEPTLWPNTHPLVHPDKTTCKEVVDKNTELSKAVKKVDPTAETFGPALFGFSAYNSLNDAADWKSIQSSGNYQWFIDYYLDQMKKNSDAAGKRLIDVLDLHWYPEAKGGGSRIDTGNVDITNIDCNKARMQAPRTLWDPNYTEDSWIGQWGKSGLPLIPKVKASIDKYNPGTKLAFTEYNYGGENHISGGIAEADVLGTFGKQGVYMANFWDCEKDNSYVQAAFNLYNNYDGAGSKYGDTNVKCDTSDVDNSSTYAATTSNDGSKMDIIVMNKNYNTPMNFNFNVNSDKTFTSGKVWGFDSNSSQVTQKDAISSISGNKFTYKIPALTAVHIVLNADNSVPGDLNGDKVTNVLDLITMKKYLKDSSTKIDVKAADLNKDGTINVLDLIALKKLISNK
- the budA gene encoding acetolactate decarboxylase; the encoded protein is MNKKLLMTTAAVVIFLTLSGHALTNTSASTVKTAAVDPSDEIYQTSTINSLMQGVYDGSTTIKELKRHGNFGVGTFNGLDGEMIFLNGQVYQVKSTGKVKVATNTQKTPFNDVDFFKANKKFTLTDIKSINDLEGKLDKQLPSQNIFYAFRIKGNFSYEKTRSVSKQTKPYIALSEAAKYQKYFEKNNVSGTILGYKCPAYSNGVSVAGYHLHFLSDNRKFGGHEIDCKANKVTVEVQYLYKLDLNLPNDKDFLNANLSKDQSSDVKKVESGK
- a CDS encoding QueT transporter family protein: MKKKKLFTTKKIVLSGLVIAIYTVIMYFTQSFSFGQYQIRIATSLYSLSAIDPILIIPLGLANLISNSIMGGMGIYDIVGGCLVGIITSSVVYIMKRLKMNDIFIAIPIILGPGLLVPIWLSPTLHISYKILAASLCIGQIIPAIVGVLLLKQLKNTTVFK